A window from Vulpes vulpes isolate BD-2025 chromosome 9, VulVul3, whole genome shotgun sequence encodes these proteins:
- the CCL20 gene encoding C-C motif chemokine 20 isoform X1, translating to MMCNSKNLLLAALMMSVLLLHLCSKSEAASNFDCCLRYTEHIVPPGSIMGFTQQLANEACDINAVIFYTKKKKAVCADPKKKWVKRTVRLLSHRVKKM from the exons ATGATGTGTAATAGCAAGAATTTGCTCCTGGCTGCTTTGATGATGTCAGTGCTGCTACTCCACCTCTGCAGCAAGTCAGAAG caGCAAGCAACTTTGATTGCTGTCTTCGATATACAGAACATATCGTTCCTCCCGGATCTATCATGGGCTTCACACAACAGCTGGCCAATGAAGCTTGTGACATCAATGCCGTTAT cttttacacgaagaaaaaaaaggctgtgTGTGCAGATCCAAAGAAGAAATGGGTGAAACGGACTGTGCGTCTCCTCAG ccATAGAGTCAAGAAGATGTAA
- the CCL20 gene encoding C-C motif chemokine 20 isoform X2 yields the protein MMCNSKNLLLAALMMSVLLLHLCSKSEASNFDCCLRYTEHIVPPGSIMGFTQQLANEACDINAVIFYTKKKKAVCADPKKKWVKRTVRLLSHRVKKM from the exons ATGATGTGTAATAGCAAGAATTTGCTCCTGGCTGCTTTGATGATGTCAGTGCTGCTACTCCACCTCTGCAGCAAGTCAGAAG CAAGCAACTTTGATTGCTGTCTTCGATATACAGAACATATCGTTCCTCCCGGATCTATCATGGGCTTCACACAACAGCTGGCCAATGAAGCTTGTGACATCAATGCCGTTAT cttttacacgaagaaaaaaaaggctgtgTGTGCAGATCCAAAGAAGAAATGGGTGAAACGGACTGTGCGTCTCCTCAG ccATAGAGTCAAGAAGATGTAA